The following are encoded in a window of Roseimaritima ulvae genomic DNA:
- the rpsO gene encoding 30S ribosomal protein S15 — MTITKERKQEVISDYRHEDNDTGSPEVQIAILTERINGLTEHMRTHRKDFGSRRGLLGLVSRRRRLLDYVRGKDPQRYLDIIGRLGIRK; from the coding sequence ATGACAATCACGAAAGAACGTAAACAAGAAGTGATCTCGGATTATCGTCATGAAGATAATGACACCGGATCACCCGAAGTGCAGATCGCGATCCTGACCGAACGGATCAATGGGCTGACTGAACACATGCGGACGCATCGCAAGGACTTCGGTTCGCGTCGCGGCCTGTTGGGCTTGGTCAGCCGTCGCCGCCGCCTGCTGGATTATGTACGCGGCAAAGACCCTCAGCGTTACCTGGATATCATCGGTCGCTTGGGTATCCGCAAGTAA
- the pnp gene encoding polyribonucleotide nucleotidyltransferase: protein MKIRVEKQIGRHTLSFETGQLAKQAAGSVLVQYGDTVVLSAVATGPPRPGLDFFPLMCDYRERFAAAGKFPGGFLKREGRPTTKETLSSRLIDRPIRPLWPDGFKDEVQIQNFVMSSDMQNDGDVLAMNGAATACHISSLPFLGPLASVRIGKVDGELIPFPSADDLEESELDMIVSGNRDAVAMIEGFAQEMPEDEMMEAIQYAHSVIQQVIELQEEFYQKVNPTKTPYEAPEDDGLLQRLTDAYYDEFKAAKQTPGKQDRADAVRALRDRAMSEVIPDPNAEGAICPTRFKTVWHDLEEKIVCDLIVAGTRPDGRDRTSLRPLHCETDLLPKVHGSALFQRGETQALVTITLGTARDEQRVDGLQEEFSKKFMLDYNFPSFSVGECRPIRGPGRREIGHGMLAERSIAPVLPDADEFPYTIRVISDILESNGSSSMASVCGATLALMASGVPISNPVAGISVGLVKQSEDNWCLLTDILGDEDHFGDMDFKIAGTQNGITGIQLDLKVTGVSFDIIRATLKQSREARIEILRKMLTAISRPRKEISANAPRLLRTKIAPDKIGALIGPGGKNIRGIQERTGAVIEVDDDGTVLIASGNAEAAQEAMRSVEACTATVQIGKIYDGIVSSIKDFGAFVEILPGRDGLCHISELSSGFISSIDKVVQVGDSMKVLVIDVDEHDRVKLSRRKAIEELGIEDEMAAAVEADAEGGDRGDRGGEDSDDRPRRPQRNRGRGGGDRSRSGSGRSGGGGRSRD from the coding sequence GTGAAAATTAGAGTTGAAAAGCAAATCGGTCGGCACACCCTGTCGTTCGAAACCGGCCAATTGGCCAAGCAAGCCGCCGGTTCGGTACTGGTGCAGTACGGCGATACGGTGGTCTTAAGTGCCGTCGCCACCGGTCCGCCCCGTCCGGGCTTGGACTTTTTCCCCTTGATGTGTGATTACCGCGAACGCTTCGCGGCGGCCGGCAAGTTCCCCGGTGGATTCCTGAAACGCGAAGGCCGGCCGACGACCAAAGAGACGCTCAGCAGCCGCCTGATCGACCGCCCGATCCGTCCGCTATGGCCCGATGGTTTTAAGGACGAAGTTCAGATCCAAAACTTTGTCATGTCCAGCGACATGCAAAACGACGGCGACGTGCTGGCCATGAACGGTGCCGCCACGGCTTGCCACATCAGCAGCTTGCCCTTCCTGGGTCCCCTCGCCAGCGTGCGAATTGGCAAAGTCGACGGAGAACTGATCCCGTTCCCCTCGGCCGATGACCTGGAAGAAAGCGAACTGGACATGATCGTCAGTGGTAATCGCGACGCCGTCGCGATGATCGAGGGCTTTGCCCAAGAGATGCCCGAAGACGAAATGATGGAAGCCATCCAGTACGCCCACTCGGTGATCCAACAGGTCATCGAACTGCAGGAAGAGTTCTACCAGAAGGTCAATCCGACCAAGACGCCTTACGAGGCTCCCGAAGACGACGGCCTGCTGCAACGCCTGACGGACGCCTACTACGACGAATTCAAAGCGGCCAAGCAGACGCCTGGCAAACAAGATCGCGCCGACGCCGTCCGCGCACTTCGCGACCGAGCGATGAGCGAAGTCATCCCCGATCCCAACGCCGAGGGCGCGATCTGCCCGACGCGTTTCAAAACCGTCTGGCACGACTTGGAAGAAAAGATCGTCTGCGACCTGATCGTCGCCGGCACTCGCCCCGACGGCCGCGACCGCACCTCGCTGCGTCCGCTGCACTGCGAAACCGACCTGCTGCCCAAGGTGCACGGTTCGGCACTGTTCCAACGCGGCGAAACCCAAGCCCTGGTCACGATCACGCTGGGAACCGCTCGCGACGAACAACGCGTCGACGGACTGCAGGAAGAATTCAGCAAGAAGTTCATGCTGGATTACAACTTCCCCTCCTTCTCGGTCGGTGAATGCCGTCCGATCCGTGGACCGGGACGTCGCGAAATCGGTCACGGTATGCTGGCCGAACGCAGCATTGCACCGGTTCTGCCCGACGCCGACGAATTCCCCTACACGATCCGCGTAATCAGTGACATCCTGGAATCCAACGGCTCCAGCTCGATGGCTTCGGTCTGTGGTGCTACCCTGGCCCTGATGGCCTCGGGCGTGCCGATCAGCAACCCGGTTGCTGGTATCTCCGTCGGTCTGGTCAAGCAGTCCGAGGACAACTGGTGCCTGCTGACCGACATTCTGGGCGACGAAGATCACTTCGGCGACATGGACTTCAAGATCGCCGGAACGCAAAACGGCATCACCGGCATCCAGCTGGACTTGAAGGTCACCGGCGTTTCGTTCGACATCATCCGCGCCACGCTGAAGCAGTCGCGGGAAGCTCGCATCGAAATCCTCCGCAAGATGTTGACCGCGATTTCGCGACCTCGCAAAGAGATCAGCGCCAACGCACCGCGTCTGCTGCGTACCAAGATCGCTCCCGATAAGATCGGAGCCCTGATCGGTCCTGGCGGCAAGAACATCCGCGGCATCCAAGAACGCACCGGCGCGGTCATCGAAGTTGACGATGACGGCACCGTGCTGATCGCCAGCGGCAACGCCGAAGCGGCTCAGGAAGCAATGCGAAGCGTCGAAGCCTGCACGGCCACCGTCCAGATCGGCAAGATCTACGACGGGATCGTCAGCAGCATCAAAGACTTCGGAGCCTTTGTCGAAATCCTGCCCGGACGCGACGGCCTGTGCCACATCAGCGAACTGTCCAGCGGCTTCATCAGCAGCATCGACAAGGTGGTCCAAGTGGGCGATTCGATGAAGGTCCTGGTGATCGACGTCGACGAACACGACCGGGTCAAACTGAGCCGTCGCAAGGCGATCGAAGAACTGGGCATCGAAGACGAGATGGCGGCCGCCGTCGAAGCCGACGCCGAAGGTGGAGATCGCGGTGACCGTGGCGGAGAAGACAGCGACGATCGTCCTCGCCGTCCACAGCGCAACCGCGGCCGTGGCGGTGGAGACCGCAGCCGCAGCGGATCGGGCCGTAGCGGTGGCGGCGGACGCAGTCGCGACTGA
- the hflK gene encoding FtsH protease activity modulator HflK has translation MSGNFNRPRSGPQIPELNITQIVTAATAVLAALLVVYVLVSGIYKVAEYQEAVVLRWGKYHQTVGPGLHLKLPWIDEAVVLNTDEKSIRLPAGTTDDTERYRSQRIRRAGQQDESLILTADLYAAVVEWNVMWRISEPKDFVINFGDIDTLEQTIRGLARSTMHQAVGDYSAEEVLTGKRDEVRLAAMQDLVAQLDRLNAGVTITQIQMQRVIPPERVKPAFDKVNASIQHRDQLVYEARLSRNELLPAAQANSDRLIREAEGYAARRLAESEGEINALLAKYESYKAAPDVTRQRMYLEAMEKVLGNSGPKTIIDSELQGMLPLLNLNETK, from the coding sequence ATGTCCGGAAATTTCAATCGACCCCGCAGCGGGCCGCAAATCCCCGAACTGAATATTACCCAGATCGTCACCGCGGCCACGGCCGTGTTGGCCGCTCTGTTGGTGGTGTACGTCCTGGTCAGCGGCATCTACAAGGTGGCCGAATACCAGGAAGCGGTCGTCCTGCGGTGGGGCAAGTACCACCAAACCGTGGGCCCGGGCCTGCACCTGAAACTGCCCTGGATCGACGAGGCGGTGGTCTTGAACACGGACGAAAAAAGTATCCGCCTGCCTGCCGGAACGACCGATGACACCGAACGCTACCGATCGCAGCGTATTCGCCGTGCCGGTCAACAGGACGAAAGCCTGATCCTGACGGCGGACCTTTACGCCGCGGTGGTGGAATGGAACGTGATGTGGCGGATCTCCGAGCCTAAAGATTTTGTCATTAACTTTGGCGACATCGATACCCTGGAGCAAACCATCCGCGGACTCGCCCGTAGCACGATGCACCAAGCCGTCGGAGACTACTCAGCCGAAGAAGTGTTGACGGGCAAGCGTGATGAGGTGCGGCTGGCGGCCATGCAGGATCTGGTGGCCCAGTTGGATCGACTGAACGCCGGCGTCACCATCACTCAGATTCAAATGCAACGCGTGATTCCCCCGGAACGCGTCAAACCAGCTTTCGATAAAGTCAACGCCTCGATCCAGCATCGCGACCAACTGGTCTATGAGGCTCGCCTGTCTCGCAACGAACTGCTGCCCGCCGCCCAGGCCAACAGCGATCGCTTAATTCGCGAAGCCGAAGGGTACGCGGCTCGCCGGCTGGCTGAGTCCGAAGGGGAAATCAACGCCCTGCTGGCCAAATACGAAAGCTACAAAGCGGCGCCGGATGTGACCCGTCAACGCATGTACTTGGAAGCCATGGAAAAGGTGCTCGGCAATAGCGGCCCTAAAACCATCATCGATTCGGAACTGCAGGGCATGCTCCCGCTGCTGAATTTAAACGAAACGAAATAA
- the hflC gene encoding protease modulator HflC: MQTSKQRNILRVLAALAIILLIMPFWVFVINERELAVVLRFGKPVREYVEPGVHFKVPFVETVRRLPKTLQYWGSQGEKIPDLPTRDDKKIELMPWAIWRINEPTSFVQRLRTEEVAEQRVRQITRSAIRDVISQYDLAELVRSTDRPIPKSSDYKTPAVAADVAPLDDAIDLPVDDATQIEIQHGRPKLIAEIKAKAQERLSQQVGADSGGRGIELLDVGISQIDFVESVRIKTFDRWIAERDSVSARNTNEGERLKQGIINEAKAEVERIEGEGQQKASEIKGAADAKVITRYAEAINTVGDFYTFQRTLEAYEKAIGQDSRMILTTDSQLLQLLKELPPVEDTQ, translated from the coding sequence ATGCAAACTTCCAAACAACGAAATATTCTCCGCGTCTTAGCGGCTCTGGCCATCATCCTGCTGATCATGCCCTTCTGGGTGTTTGTGATCAACGAGCGGGAACTGGCCGTGGTCCTGCGGTTTGGTAAACCCGTGCGCGAATACGTCGAACCCGGCGTGCATTTTAAGGTGCCCTTCGTGGAAACCGTGCGGCGGCTGCCCAAGACGCTTCAGTACTGGGGCAGTCAAGGCGAAAAGATTCCCGACTTGCCAACTCGCGATGACAAAAAAATTGAACTCATGCCCTGGGCGATTTGGCGAATCAACGAACCGACCAGCTTCGTCCAGCGGCTGCGGACCGAAGAGGTCGCCGAACAACGTGTGCGGCAAATCACCCGCAGTGCCATCCGCGACGTGATCAGCCAGTACGATCTGGCCGAACTGGTCCGCAGCACCGACCGGCCGATTCCTAAGTCGTCGGACTACAAAACGCCAGCCGTGGCGGCGGATGTAGCGCCCCTTGATGACGCCATCGACCTGCCCGTCGACGACGCTACGCAGATCGAAATCCAGCACGGCCGGCCAAAACTGATCGCGGAAATCAAAGCCAAAGCTCAGGAACGGTTAAGCCAACAAGTCGGCGCCGACTCCGGAGGCCGCGGTATCGAACTGCTGGACGTGGGAATCAGCCAAATCGATTTTGTGGAAAGCGTTCGCATCAAAACCTTTGATCGTTGGATCGCCGAACGCGATTCGGTCTCGGCTCGCAACACCAACGAAGGCGAACGGCTCAAGCAGGGCATCATCAACGAGGCCAAAGCCGAAGTCGAACGCATCGAAGGCGAAGGCCAGCAGAAAGCCAGCGAAATCAAAGGTGCCGCCGACGCCAAGGTGATCACCCGCTACGCCGAAGCGATCAACACCGTGGGTGATTTCTACACCTTCCAGCGGACGCTGGAGGCCTACGAAAAAGCCATCGGGCAAGACAGCCGGATGATCTTGACGACCGACAGTCAACTGCTGCAGTTGCTGAAAGAACTGCCGCCGGTGGAAGACACGCAGTGA